Proteins from one Burkholderiaceae bacterium DAT-1 genomic window:
- a CDS encoding SDR family NAD(P)-dependent oxidoreductase, translating into MSFQGRVIAVTGASTGIGLALAAYLGKSGATVLAGARHVPAQSLTGVTFQALDVQDAESTRAFCSRAAQMQVDAFISNAGIGCFGEIETISDAQYRNVMDTNVLGLIHCAQAMAPHFRSRHEAGLHSRLVVVTSDVSARTFAGGALYTASKYAQRAICQSLAYEGQAYGLHVTEIRPGMVDTHFNGGLPGDPSRQLHLQPDDVVSAVAYALSVPGHVRVDEILLHPVVQPVTF; encoded by the coding sequence ATGAGTTTTCAAGGTCGAGTCATCGCAGTCACGGGGGCAAGCACCGGCATCGGGCTGGCACTGGCTGCATATCTGGGTAAATCCGGTGCGACCGTACTGGCCGGCGCCCGCCATGTACCGGCGCAATCCCTGACTGGCGTGACGTTTCAAGCGCTGGATGTACAGGATGCTGAATCTACCCGTGCGTTTTGTTCGCGGGCGGCACAGATGCAAGTTGATGCGTTTATCAGCAATGCCGGAATTGGCTGTTTCGGGGAAATCGAAACCATTAGCGATGCACAATATCGCAACGTGATGGATACCAACGTGCTAGGTCTGATTCATTGCGCTCAGGCAATGGCACCGCATTTTCGTTCTCGACACGAGGCAGGTTTACACAGCCGACTTGTGGTCGTGACCAGTGATGTGAGCGCCCGTACTTTTGCAGGTGGCGCGCTGTATACCGCCAGCAAATATGCGCAGCGCGCGATCTGTCAGTCGTTGGCTTATGAAGGACAGGCCTACGGTCTGCATGTCACAGAAATCCGCCCGGGCATGGTGGATACCCATTTCAATGGTGGCTTACCTGGCGATCCATCACGGCAGTTACATCTGCAGCCAGACGATGTGGTCAGTGCCGTAGCCTATGCCTTATCCGTACCCGGACATGTCCGGGTGGACGAAATACTGCTACATCCCGTAGTGCAGCCGGTGACGTTTTGA
- a CDS encoding prolyl oligopeptidase family serine peptidase yields the protein MSCTVWTLMKSWQCVRWIMIMVSATALIHVAEADTLRERIREKLAERRPTADAPASTQAQDLAGDQERTLRVGGERRTYRLHVPRGYQPHHAAPLVLALHGGGGSASYMADDANYGLISKSEQSGFVVAFPNGYSKLPGGKFATWNAGGCCGDARDRQIDDVAFLKAVVADIKSQLAIDARRVYAIGMSNGGMMSHRLACDAPEVFRAIASVAGTEATVSCQPRQSVSVLHIHALDDDHVLFNGGAGPDAFRDESKVMEFVSVPETIVRWVKREQCAATPARILQVAGAYCDRYSACADGNTVQLCVTETGGHSWPGAQSTRRGKQAPSQAISANEVIWYFFNGLRR from the coding sequence ATGAGCTGCACAGTGTGGACATTGATGAAATCGTGGCAGTGTGTTCGCTGGATCATGATCATGGTGAGCGCGACAGCACTGATACACGTAGCAGAGGCTGACACGCTACGCGAACGGATACGCGAGAAGCTGGCCGAGCGGCGCCCGACAGCAGATGCGCCCGCGTCGACTCAGGCACAGGATCTTGCTGGCGATCAGGAAAGAACCCTCCGCGTGGGTGGCGAGCGCCGCACGTATCGATTGCATGTGCCGCGTGGCTATCAGCCACACCATGCTGCCCCCCTGGTGCTGGCATTACATGGTGGCGGAGGCAGTGCCAGCTATATGGCCGATGACGCAAATTATGGATTGATCAGCAAGTCCGAGCAGTCCGGGTTTGTGGTGGCGTTTCCGAATGGTTACAGCAAACTGCCCGGCGGCAAGTTTGCCACCTGGAATGCGGGCGGATGCTGTGGGGATGCTCGTGACCGGCAGATCGACGACGTCGCCTTTCTGAAGGCGGTTGTCGCCGATATCAAGTCGCAGCTGGCTATTGATGCGCGACGTGTCTACGCCATCGGGATGTCCAATGGCGGCATGATGAGTCACCGGCTGGCGTGCGATGCGCCGGAAGTTTTTCGGGCGATTGCATCTGTCGCGGGAACGGAGGCAACAGTCAGTTGCCAGCCTCGACAGTCTGTTTCCGTGTTGCACATTCATGCATTGGACGATGATCATGTGCTGTTCAATGGTGGCGCGGGGCCAGACGCTTTTCGTGATGAGTCCAAAGTGATGGAATTTGTATCGGTGCCGGAAACCATCGTGCGCTGGGTGAAGCGGGAACAGTGCGCTGCCACGCCCGCCCGCATCCTGCAGGTGGCAGGCGCCTATTGTGATAGGTATTCCGCTTGTGCCGATGGTAATACGGTACAGCTGTGTGTGACGGAAACAGGCGGGCACTCGTGGCCGGGTGCGCAATCGACCCGGCGTGGCAAGCAAGCGCCCTCGCAGGCGATCAGCGCCAACGAAGTGATCTGGTATTTTTTCAACGGCTTGCGTCGTTGA